In Pseudophryne corroboree isolate aPseCor3 chromosome 7, aPseCor3.hap2, whole genome shotgun sequence, a single window of DNA contains:
- the CXCR4 gene encoding C-X-C chemokine receptor type 4 — protein MEYFSGSIEINVTEENSTYVNELDGDFDLQGPCYAEENNDFNRIFLPTIYSFIFLLGIIGNGLVVLVMGYQKKSRTMTDKYRLHLSVADLLFVFTLPFWSVDAAIGWYFKEFLCKAIHVIYTVNLYSSVLILAFISLDRYLAIVHATNSQGSRKLLAEKIVYAGVWLPAILLTVPDVVFSSVTDVGDSYVCDRIYPFEDRDNWTIGFRFLHITVGLLLPGLIILTCYCVIISKLSHSKGHQKRKALKTTVILILAFFACWLPYYICLTIDTFALLGVIKLDCSLDNTIHKWISITEALAFFHCCLNPILYAFLGAKFKTSAQNALTSVSRGSSLKILSKKRAGLSSVSTESESSSFHSS, from the exons ATGGAATAC TTCTCTGGATCAATTGAAATAAATGTGACAGAAGAAAACAGCACCTATGTAAATGAGCTGGATGGTGATTTTGATTTGCAGGGCCCATGCTACGCAGAAGAGAACAATGACTTCAATCGAATCTTTCTGCCCACCATCTACTCATTCATCTTTCTGCTTGGAATAATTGGCAATGGATTGGTGGTGTTGGTCATGGGCTATCAAAAGAAATCCAGAACTATGACTGACAAGTACAGACTGCATCTCTCAGTTGCTGACCTCTTGTTTGTCTTTACACTTCCATTTTGGTCTGTGGATGCTGCTATTGGTTGGTACTTCAAGGAATTTTTGTGCAAAGCCATCCATGTCATTTACACAGTCAACTTGTATAGCAGTGTCTTGATCTTGGCGTTTATCAGTCTGGACCGATACTTGGCAATTGTTCATGCCACCAATAGCCAGGGGTCCAGGAAACTTTTAGCTGAAAAAATTGTGTATGCTGGAGTGTGGCTTCCAGCTATATTGTTAACTGTGCCCGACGTAGTGTTTTCCAGTGTGACTGATGTAGGAGATTCCTACGTATGTGACCGTATCTATCCATTTGAGGACAGGGATAACTGGACCATTGGATTCCGTTTTCTCCACATCACAGTTGGTCTTCTGTTGCCTGGACTCATCATATTAACTTGCTACTgtgtcatcatttcaaagttgtcaCACTCAAAAGGTCATCAAAAACGCAAAGCCTTGAAGACCACTGTCATTCTCATCTTGGCTTTCTTTGCCTGTTGGCTCCCTTATTACATCTGTCTCACTATAGAtacttttgctttacttggagtcATCAAGTTAGATTGCAGCCTGGATAACACCATCCACAAGTGGATCTCCATCACGGAAGCCCTAGCCTTTTTCCACTGCTGCCTCAACCCAATCTTGTACGCTTTCCTCGGAGCCAAATTTAAGACATCTGCCCAGAACGCCCTGACATCTGTCAGCAGAGGATCTAGTTTGAAAATACTGTCAAAAAAGCGTGCTGGGCTCTCATCCGTCTCCACAGAGTCAGAGTCCTCTAGTTTCCACTCAAGCTAA